Within Treponema primitia ZAS-1, the genomic segment CCTTTTCCTTATAGGGGATAGTAACCGAGGCGCCCGCCAGGTTTATCTCTCCGGCCAATTGCATAAAGGCTTCAACGGAATCCGATGGGAAGGGTACGTAAACAGCATCGATCTTTTCCGAGCTGAAGACCGTATTAAAAAATTCGGGGCTGGAAGTAACATTAAGGGGATAGCCCAGGATCCCGAACAGCTTAGTTTTTGGGGTGACGTTCCGGAACCGGTAAAGTTCTACCAAATCCCGGGGACTCAACTGGCCGGGGGCTCCTGGGGGGAAATCTTTCTCCCCCATGGCCGTAGTATAGCTAAGGTAGCAGCCCATGTATTCCGCCAGTATGCGGGTACTGATCCCCAGATGGCCCATGCAAAGGAGTATCTTCTCCATACCCGCAGTTTCCCGGGCAGCCTGATAAACCCTGCGCACATCCTCAAAGCTTTGGGGCATCACCGCCGCCTTGGCAATTTCATCGCCCACATGGAGCATGTTCCGCAGCCTTGCCGCCGGATCTTCGCCAATACCCTGCATATTATGGTAGGAGCGGATGATCCGGGTACCAAAGGTACGGGCCGCCTCTTCAAGGCTGGGAACGTTTAGATCATCCTCCAGATCCACGTAGGCAAAATTACGCCGCCTGTCCGCTTCCGCAAAGGCCAGACCCTTGGAAAACAGGGCGATCCGGGAACCTTCGCCGCCCACAAAGTTTCCGCCGTCCATAAGCCGCCGTATGGTCAGAATAACCGGCAGACCCGCCAATTCCGGGAAACGCCGGATCAGAAACCGTTCGTCGGGATCAAGGAAGTCCACCCGAAGTTCCGCTATGTCCACGTACTTCCGATACTTTTCCAGTACCTCTAAATTTTTGGCGAAAGTTTTTCCGGTCAAGCAAAGGCATATTTTTGCCATACAAACCCCTAGAAAGCATTAGTTTTCAGAAACATTAGTTTCAAGAAACTTTAGTTTCAAAAGTCAGAACGGTATATAAAAATCGCCGCCACCTTTCCTGCGGCGTCAAGGTTAATCCGCAGTTGAAGCGGCCATGACCGGGAAGGGAGCGCGTACAGCAGATACCCGTTATAGGTCTGCACCCCCTCTCCCAGGGCAAGGGAAACTACCCCCGCAGGATCCCCCAAGTTTATACCATAGGCGGATTTCAATCCAAGCTGCCAAACCCGGTCCCGGTAAATATACAGATCCCAGTCATTATATACGAAAACCACATCGTCCTGCCATTCTTCGGCGCCCCGGACTGCGTAAACCGATTCGGGAATTCCAAAGCGGGCATACACCATGGCCAGGGTAAGGCCTATGGCCGCATTCGGATCCCGGTCATTCCCTTCCCCAAAATTCACCTGCGCCCACAGCGGAAGGGCGGAGCAAACGAACAGCAGAACTGCGATTCTTCTCATAGAGAATTCTTCCCCCGCTTTTTCTTCTTAATGGTTCTGATCCCTTTTCGCAGGGCTTCGGCGGCGCTAAAGGCCCTCCGGACCAGGGGCTTGTAGGTAAAGTCCCAGCTTCCCGGACGGTGGATGATCCGGCCGCCAAAACCGGTTTTAAAAAGGTAGAGCCCCGCCATGGGATGCTTCGGATCGGCGCCGGGGGGAATACCAAACAGGTCGTACTGGGTACAGCCCAGGGCCTTAGCATCCTCCATGGCCTTCCACTGGAGGGCATAGCTGGCCATACGGTTCCGTTCCTCATTGGAGCTGGCGCCATAAAGGTACGTAGCAATACTGTTACGGAAAAGCACAATGTTGGCAGCCAGGGTTTTTCCATTATGTTCCGCCAGGTAGAGCCGCAATTCCTGGCCGGGATATTCGGCGCAATGGGCAAACAGGGTTTGATAGTATCCGATACTGTGGATGCTTATACCATCCCGTTTGGCGGTCTCCCGGAAGAGGGTATAAAATGTATCCAGTTCCTCCGCCCCGGTATGCCGAACCTGCACCCCCCGCTTTTCCGCCAGCTTGATATTGTAACGCCACTTGGGCTTCATCCTGCTGAGGATATCCTCTTCCGGAGGGCAGAGGTCCACCAGCACCGTATCCGGGGGCTGCACATCCGCAGCGGAATGGGAAAATGGGGGGTAGATAGGAGGCGCCGGAGTTTCCGCCCCGACCGTATACCAGGGGGGATCAAAACGGATAAAGGCGGTATTTTCCGGCAGAAGCACTTTCAAGCCCAGGGCAAGTTCCCGCAGCAATTCGTTTTTTTCCGAATCGCCGGGGGAAAAATCCGGCGGCAGTTCGGGACCCCAGGGTACATAGGCAAAGGAAATTCCAAAGGCCAGGGGACGCCGTATCACCAGGAGGGGCAGATCGATTAATTCCCCACCACCGCCCTCCCAGCTAACCAGGAAAGACCGGGCATTCCAGCCGAACCGGGCCTTGAAGCTGCCCCAAAACCCCGATTGCAGAAAGGAGGCAGCTTCGTTACAACGGGCAAGATCCGCAGAAACAATCCCGCGGTACTTCCGGAGAACACTTGTTTCAGAAACGGACATCAATGAACCTCGCCTGAGGCGATAGTTTTTGTGCTGATAGGGATACTGCCCACCTTAAGGGTTTTACCGCCGACACATACATGGTGATCCGTAACCAGGATTGGTACGGTAAAAAAGGTATCTATGGTGATTTCTCCCGGAAGCTCCGGTTCCGGGAGTTCCCGGCCTTCAATGCCGATACGGGTCCCCGTGGGAATATCCCCTGCGTCCAGCACTTCCACCCGCTCATTGCCCTCCCCGTCCTTGTCCGAAGCGGCCAGGAGCATACCCCGGCTTTCCACTCCCCGGAGCTTGGCTGCCTTGAGGTTGTAGGCCACGATGATATGTTTGTGGAGCAGCTCCTCTTCCTTGTAGAAGGGAACTAAACCGGAAACAATGGTTCTCTCTTCCCCGGCAATGTCCAGGGTTTCTATGTAGAGTTTATCCGCCTTTGGGTGGCGTTCTATCCGTACGATTTCCGCAACCCGGAGGTCCAGGGTCTTCACAAACGCTGCGGGCAGTTCCGCCTCGGGAATCGCCGGAATTTCGGCCGGTTCCGGCGTGGCGGGCGCCGGGGCCTTGCTCACCGGGGCGGCGGCCTTTTCGGCTTCCCTTTCCGCCGCGGCCTGGCTGGCGGCCTGGCGTTCCTTCTGACTGCCTGAATACCGTTCCCGCAGTTCCGCTATCAGCTCATCCTCCAGCTTGGTAAAGAGCACTTCGCTCGTTACCACCTCGTGGAGCCCCGTACTATGGCCAATATCCTCCCAGGTAATCAGTTTATCCAGGGGAAGAATCATCTTGAGTTCCGGTATCTTCGCGGTAAGCGCCGGCAGTTTGATATTCGGCAGCAAGCCGCCCTGTTTCTTTTTCCCAATGCTCAAGCCGAAAAAGGAGGCTATCCGTTCCGCCGCCTGGGGCATATAGGGTTCGATCATCACGGCGATATCCCGAACCACATGGCAAAGGTCCCGGATCAACGCTTCCGCCGCCGCCGGACCTTCGCTGTCCCCCTTCTCGCCCTTCCGCCGCCGCCAGGGTTCACCATCCTGGAACGTTTTATTGGCGAAGGATGAAAGCTCAAAGATCTCCCGGAGGGCGTCCCGGAGATCCGCCCGTTCCAGCTTTGCCGTAATAGCCGCTTCGTAGTTACGAACCGTATCCCAGAAGGCGGTATTTTCAGGAAGGAGAATTCCCCCAGCAGCCAAAAGGCCCGTACCGGGGATCTTTCCGCCGTAGTAGCGGGTTACAAAGGACAGGGTCCGGTTTACCAGATTGCCCAGGTTGCCGATCAGCTCTCCGTTGACCTTCTCCTGAAAATCCTTCCAGGTAAAAAGGGTGTCCGCCTTTTCCGGCCGATTGTAGAAAATATAAAAACGCCAGATATCAGCGTCGATACCGGTTTCCATCACATCGGTGCCGAAAACCCCTACCCCGCGGGTTTTGGAAAACTTTCCGCTTTCGTAGTTGAGGTACTCCGTACTGGACATATGGTGGAGCATGGTCCATGTATCTCCGCTCCCCAGCATACTTGAAGGGAATATCACCGTATGGAAGGGAATATTGTCCTTGCCGATAAACTGGAAAAGCTCCACGTTTTCAGGATTCTTCCACCAGTCATCCATAAAGGTCCGCCAGTCCTGGGACTTGGTAGTTTCCGCCCCCAGATTCCCGGTGATGGAAATATACCCGATGGGCGCATCGAACCAGACGTAGAACACCTTATTCTCATAGCCCTTCTTGGGCACCGGTATGCCCCACTTGAGGTCCCGGGTAATAGCCCGTTCCCGCAGCCCATCCCGAATCCAGGCCTGGGTCATCTGTATGGCGTTATTGGACCAGAAGCCCTTAACCGAGGCTTCCTTGATCCAGCTTTCCAGCCGGTCCTTGAGCTTAGGCAGATCGATATAGAGATGTTTGGTGGACTTCAGCACCGGGGTGGAACCACAGGCGGAGCAGCGCGGCTCCTTGAGCTCCGTGGGGTCCAAAAGTTTCCCGCAGGACTCGCACTGATCCCCCCGGGCATCGGTATAGCCGCAGTGGGGACAGACGCCCCGGACGTAGCGGTCCGCCAGAAAGCGGTCGCAGTGCCCGCAGTGGAGCTGTTCGATGGTCTGCTCGGTAATATACCCATTGGCGTCCAGTTTTTTGAAGATATCCTGGGTAACTTCGGTCTGAATCGGCGTGGATGTTCTGCCGAATTTGTCAAAACCGATATTGAACCAGCGGTAAATTTCCGCATGGATAGCGTAATAACGGTCGCACAATTCCTGGGGACCTATCCCCTCCTCCGCGGCCCGGTTTTCCGTGGCGGTACCGTATTCGTCGGTACCGCATATATAGAGGGTATCGTAATCCCTAAGCCGGCAGAACCGGGCAAAGGCATCGGCGGAAAGGACCTGGATCAGGTTGCCTAAATGGGGGACATTATTCACGTAGGGTAAGGCTGAGGTAATTAGTCTTCGCTTCATAAGGACTTATTGTAGTGAAAATAGCGGTATTTTACAAGCTCCCGGAAAATCCCTCCCGGGAAATACGCTGGGACATCGAGACGGGCGAATCGGAAAAACGCCGGTGGGGGCGGGGGAGCCCCACTGCGGGATGCCTGTAGAGTCTGCTTACGGAGCCCCTGTGGGTCTCCTCCAGCAGGGAATTCCAGAATATCCCGCCGCGTGGCTCCCCCGCCCCCACCGGCGCCTGTACGATTAGACTGTGTTTGAGCGTATTTCCCGGGAGCCGCAGGCGCCTAACTAAGTTTAGGCTATCTTCCGGCGCCGGATATGCGGGCTTCAAGGCTTTAAGAATTTAATGGAAAAGTATAACAACATACGCATTGAAAATAGTAATTGGATTGACCCAAAAAAAAGACGCCGTAATTAACGAATCAGTTTTACAAATGGATGCATCCATAGAAAAGTATATTGCAAAATATGGCTTATAAAAAACTTGCCATTTACTCTCCTTGTTCGTAATGCTGTGTGTTATAACATCGTTTGGCGCCTTCTCGTACTGTGACACCGGCGGGCGTGGGGATGCCCCTCCCCACGCCCGTCTTTGCCGACAAGTCCGAAAAAGCATTAGTGCGATATATTCAACTTAAACTCAGCTTCCCAACGTTCATCCGCCCCCAGATTCAGTACCATAACCGGCATGAAACAAGTTGACTGATACTGATCTGTCACCAGATCCCGTATTTTCAGCTGGGTACGGATAGGCAGGATCCACCCGTCGAAGTCCCGGTCCGCCGTAAGGCTCAGGGTAAGTTCGTTTTTTATGTCCCGGAACTCTATGCCGCGGATATTGTTTATCTCCGCCCCTTCGCGGATCGCCGGCTCCGGGTCCTGGGCGTGGGAACGGAAAACTTTGAGTAGTTCCTCCCCATCACCGGAAAAGGAAAGATCTATCCGGGGGATAAACTTAAAGGCCGCCGGGGCTTTTCCGCGGTTGATCAGGGTGTAGTGAACACTCAGGGTGTCCTGCTTGAGGAGATACAGCTTTTCCATTTCAATCAAATCCAGATAGAATCCGTCTTTGGCGGAATTTTTCCCGGAGGGGAGGTGAAAACAGGCCCGCCCATGGGAACGATCCATATCAACAAGTTCGTAGTTTTCCTTTCCGCAGAAACGGGTACCCTCAAACCGGGCTTCCTCGGAACTATGGTCCACCGCATCCTTAAAGGAATACTCCGGGGGGGTTAAATGATCCGCAAAGGCGGTCCTCCGGTACGGAGCCCCGGAGAAGGTATCCAGGTAGTTCCAGGTTTTGGGAAGATAATCAAGCTCAAAGATACTGGCCCCGGCGCTTTTAACATAACAGTTGATATTCCGATCCTGGAAGAGATATTCGGGACAGCCATCAAGGTCAAAATCAAAGGCTAAAAGGGAGGGGGTAAATTTGCCCTGGTTACGGCAGATCTTTTCGGCGCCCAAAAGGGCCTTGTATACCGCTTTCCGTAAGAAGGCCCGGTGGATACCGCCGGAAGCGCCGATTTCGGTGTCACAGAAAAGGGCATAACCCTGGGTCTTCCAAAGCTCTTCCCTGGCGTTCTGCTTCCGGGATTTGTCCCCCCGCAGTTGGTTGATAAGGGTATGGGTAAACATCATCTTAGCGTAAATGCCGTTGGACTCAGGGTAGTTAATCAAAAATTTTCGTTCCTGATCCCCGGGAAAATACGCTTTTTTAAGCTGCTCCTGGGTTTTATAAAATTTCCCCGGGGTGGTGAATGTCAGATCGGAGGAAAAACGGGAGAGGGCTTCAAAAAAACGACCGTAACTGGTCTCCGGAGATTCCCCGGCATCTTCCGTGTAAAGCTGTTCCAGAAAAACGGTAAGCAGGGCTCCGGGCGAGGTTTCCGGTAAAGCCGACGGCGAGAACTCCTTCAGAAGGTTTTCCAGCACGAATACGGTGTCGTGGGTGGCAAAGGCCTTACACAGCCGGGCCGATAAGGGAAAGACCGTGGTGATCTTCCCCTGGTTCTCGCTGATACAGGGGGCGCACAGGGCAAGACCGGAAAGCCCTGCGGAAACAAAGTGCTCCTCTTCCAGGAAGGTATAGTTCATGCCGCAGGTGTTAAGGATACCCACCAGCTGCTGCTCCCAGGCCGCTTCGGGAATCCAGCAGCCCTGGGGCCGTTTGCCGAATTTCTTCCGGAGATAGGCGGAGAGCATTTCAATCTGTCCAATCTTATCCGTTTGGGGAATCAGGGGCATCATGGGCTCATAAAAACCGCCCCCAAGGATCTCGACTTGCTTGCGGGAAATTAAATCCCCCAGAACCATGGTTAATTCGGGATGATTACCCTCCAACCAATTAAGAAGAACCCCGGAATAATGGAGAACCGCGGGAATTTTGGGATACTGGTTCAGGGTCTGAATAAAGGGTTTTAGCCGGGTAGTGTAGATATATTCACCCTCATCATCACCGGCGCCATAGGGGATATGATTATGGGAACCTAAAACAATACTCAGCCTGTCTTTCATTTATCGCTTATAGTAAACTACTTTTCCCGTCATGAAAAGCGTACCTTAAAAAAATCCCAGGGCCCTAAGAAAGATAGCCGAGACGGAAGAAAAAATCAGAGAAAGCAGACCCATGGAGATAAGCATCAGCGGAGAGCCGCGGAAAGTTCCGGGCACCGCTTCCAGGAAAGAACGCTTACTGATTTCCCGAAGGATCAGCGTTGAGGCAAGGCAGCCCAGAGAAAAACCCAGGGAAAGCACCAGGGCTTCCACCGGTGAAACCGCAAGGCGAAGGGTCAGAAACAGGGATGCCAGGACCAGGCCATTGTAGGAAGACAGGGGGGTTCCGTCGCGGTTTAGGCCGGTACTTTCAGCGAGCTTCCAGGGGCTAAAACTTTCCCGCTTTGTCCTGCCGGGCTTATTCAGGGTAAATTTTCCATCGGGGAAAAAATAAACAAACACCAGTTCCAGGGTCATAGAGATCAGCACCGCAGCGGGAAAGAGCAGGAAGGATTCCAAAAACCCAAAGGCCGGCGGGCTCAGCACATAGGTAAAAAAGAACCAAAGGATCAGGACGGATATAAAATGTATGGCCCAAAAGGGGACGGAAAGCTTTCCCGGGGATTCCGAAGCTTCAGGTTCGATAATTCTACAAATACCAAGACCGAACTGAAGTAACAGGTTTAAGGTCAGGCCGGAAAGAACAGCCAAGGTACCTAAGGTTGTCATCACTTCTCCTCGGTGTGGATATACCGGTTTCTGAACCGGCGAAATAGGGTCAAGCCATAGCCCAGAAGCAGAAGCCCCCCGGAAGAACCGGCGATAATCTGTACGGGAAAATAAAGGGAGGAACCAAAGGATATCAGGGTTATTATCCCCTGGGGTCCGCCGGGAAGGGAAAAGGAACCGAAACCCAGGGGTTCCCGGATTAATGCCAGAGCGATAAGTATCCCAACCAAAACCAGGGCTTCCAAGAGGGCCGTCAGGATGAATTCTTCGGGATCAAGCGCCTCCAAGCGGCTGC encodes:
- a CDS encoding alpha-amylase/4-alpha-glucanotransferase domain-containing protein, with the translated sequence MKDRLSIVLGSHNHIPYGAGDDEGEYIYTTRLKPFIQTLNQYPKIPAVLHYSGVLLNWLEGNHPELTMVLGDLISRKQVEILGGGFYEPMMPLIPQTDKIGQIEMLSAYLRKKFGKRPQGCWIPEAAWEQQLVGILNTCGMNYTFLEEEHFVSAGLSGLALCAPCISENQGKITTVFPLSARLCKAFATHDTVFVLENLLKEFSPSALPETSPGALLTVFLEQLYTEDAGESPETSYGRFFEALSRFSSDLTFTTPGKFYKTQEQLKKAYFPGDQERKFLINYPESNGIYAKMMFTHTLINQLRGDKSRKQNAREELWKTQGYALFCDTEIGASGGIHRAFLRKAVYKALLGAEKICRNQGKFTPSLLAFDFDLDGCPEYLFQDRNINCYVKSAGASIFELDYLPKTWNYLDTFSGAPYRRTAFADHLTPPEYSFKDAVDHSSEEARFEGTRFCGKENYELVDMDRSHGRACFHLPSGKNSAKDGFYLDLIEMEKLYLLKQDTLSVHYTLINRGKAPAAFKFIPRIDLSFSGDGEELLKVFRSHAQDPEPAIREGAEINNIRGIEFRDIKNELTLSLTADRDFDGWILPIRTQLKIRDLVTDQYQSTCFMPVMVLNLGADERWEAEFKLNISH
- a CDS encoding lipid II:glycine glycyltransferase FemX, whose product is MSVSETSVLRKYRGIVSADLARCNEAASFLQSGFWGSFKARFGWNARSFLVSWEGGGGELIDLPLLVIRRPLAFGISFAYVPWGPELPPDFSPGDSEKNELLRELALGLKVLLPENTAFIRFDPPWYTVGAETPAPPIYPPFSHSAADVQPPDTVLVDLCPPEEDILSRMKPKWRYNIKLAEKRGVQVRHTGAEELDTFYTLFRETAKRDGISIHSIGYYQTLFAHCAEYPGQELRLYLAEHNGKTLAANIVLFRNSIATYLYGASSNEERNRMASYALQWKAMEDAKALGCTQYDLFGIPPGADPKHPMAGLYLFKTGFGGRIIHRPGSWDFTYKPLVRRAFSAAEALRKGIRTIKKKKRGKNSL
- a CDS encoding type I 3-dehydroquinate dehydratase, translated to MAKICLCLTGKTFAKNLEVLEKYRKYVDIAELRVDFLDPDERFLIRRFPELAGLPVILTIRRLMDGGNFVGGEGSRIALFSKGLAFAEADRRRNFAYVDLEDDLNVPSLEEAARTFGTRIIRSYHNMQGIGEDPAARLRNMLHVGDEIAKAAVMPQSFEDVRRVYQAARETAGMEKILLCMGHLGISTRILAEYMGCYLSYTTAMGEKDFPPGAPGQLSPRDLVELYRFRNVTPKTKLFGILGYPLNVTSSPEFFNTVFSSEKIDAVYVPFPSDSVEAFMQLAGEINLAGASVTIPYKEKVLPYLGHKTAEVESLGACNTLICGPQGWSGANTDTHGFSDSLLAFTGKKDFKRMRITIIGSGGAARAAAAEVFRLKGKALVLNRTLVHARELAALYRFAWGGLDGRGAELMSGYNDIIIQTTSVGMDPDLEGDPLELYFFNGTEVVMDLIYKPERTRFLTRAAAAGCKVLNGHDMLIRQAKYQYSCFFGKEYPSKLVSREWIK
- the metG gene encoding methionine--tRNA ligase codes for the protein MKRRLITSALPYVNNVPHLGNLIQVLSADAFARFCRLRDYDTLYICGTDEYGTATENRAAEEGIGPQELCDRYYAIHAEIYRWFNIGFDKFGRTSTPIQTEVTQDIFKKLDANGYITEQTIEQLHCGHCDRFLADRYVRGVCPHCGYTDARGDQCESCGKLLDPTELKEPRCSACGSTPVLKSTKHLYIDLPKLKDRLESWIKEASVKGFWSNNAIQMTQAWIRDGLRERAITRDLKWGIPVPKKGYENKVFYVWFDAPIGYISITGNLGAETTKSQDWRTFMDDWWKNPENVELFQFIGKDNIPFHTVIFPSSMLGSGDTWTMLHHMSSTEYLNYESGKFSKTRGVGVFGTDVMETGIDADIWRFYIFYNRPEKADTLFTWKDFQEKVNGELIGNLGNLVNRTLSFVTRYYGGKIPGTGLLAAGGILLPENTAFWDTVRNYEAAITAKLERADLRDALREIFELSSFANKTFQDGEPWRRRKGEKGDSEGPAAAEALIRDLCHVVRDIAVMIEPYMPQAAERIASFFGLSIGKKKQGGLLPNIKLPALTAKIPELKMILPLDKLITWEDIGHSTGLHEVVTSEVLFTKLEDELIAELRERYSGSQKERQAASQAAAEREAEKAAAPVSKAPAPATPEPAEIPAIPEAELPAAFVKTLDLRVAEIVRIERHPKADKLYIETLDIAGEERTIVSGLVPFYKEEELLHKHIIVAYNLKAAKLRGVESRGMLLAASDKDGEGNERVEVLDAGDIPTGTRIGIEGRELPEPELPGEITIDTFFTVPILVTDHHVCVGGKTLKVGSIPISTKTIASGEVH